Proteins found in one Thermoflexus sp. genomic segment:
- a CDS encoding SDR family NAD(P)-dependent oxidoreductase, with amino-acid sequence MPAHALITGGAGFIGSNLADALASEGWVVWIFDLLARPGVERNLAWLQARHGGRIRFVRGDIRDFPAVAEVVRQAEVIFHLAAQVAVTTSLIDPRTDFEINALGTLNVLEAARQARHRPIILYTSTNKVYGAMEDVPVVEEATRYRYADRPFGIDERQPLDFHSPYGCSKGAADQYVRDYARIYGLPTVVFRMSCIYGPRQFGTEDQGWVAHFVISAMAGRPITIYGDGKQVRDLLFVTDLIAAMRAAVERIDRTAGQVYNIGGGPANALSIWHEFAPLLSEILGRPVEPPAFGPWRPGDQKVYISDIRKAMRDLDWQPRVGVREGLTRLAEWVREGIPLPAPD; translated from the coding sequence ATGCCTGCTCATGCGCTGATCACCGGCGGCGCCGGTTTCATCGGATCCAACCTGGCGGACGCCCTGGCCTCTGAGGGCTGGGTGGTATGGATCTTCGACCTGCTGGCCCGCCCCGGCGTGGAGCGGAACCTGGCCTGGCTCCAGGCGCGCCATGGCGGGCGCATCCGCTTCGTCCGCGGGGATATCCGGGATTTCCCGGCGGTGGCCGAGGTGGTGCGGCAGGCCGAGGTGATCTTCCACCTGGCCGCCCAGGTGGCGGTCACCACTTCCCTCATCGATCCCCGCACCGATTTCGAGATCAACGCCCTCGGCACCCTGAATGTCCTGGAGGCGGCCCGCCAGGCCCGCCATCGCCCGATCATCCTCTACACCTCCACCAACAAGGTCTACGGCGCGATGGAAGATGTGCCCGTGGTGGAGGAGGCCACCCGCTACCGGTATGCCGACCGGCCCTTCGGGATCGACGAGCGCCAGCCCCTGGATTTCCATTCCCCGTATGGCTGTTCCAAGGGGGCCGCGGATCAATACGTGCGGGACTACGCCCGGATTTACGGGCTTCCCACCGTCGTGTTCCGCATGTCCTGTATCTACGGCCCCCGCCAGTTCGGCACGGAGGACCAGGGGTGGGTCGCCCACTTTGTGATCTCCGCGATGGCCGGGCGCCCCATCACGATCTACGGCGATGGCAAGCAGGTGCGGGATCTGCTGTTCGTGACCGACCTGATCGCCGCGATGCGGGCGGCGGTGGAGCGGATCGACCGGACGGCCGGGCAGGTTTACAACATCGGGGGAGGGCCAGCGAACGCCCTTTCGATCTGGCATGAGTTCGCCCCCCTGCTGTCCGAGATCCTCGGCCGCCCGGTGGAGCCTCCGGCCTTCGGCCCCTGGCGCCCTGGGGATCAGAAGGTGTATATCAGTGATATCCGGAAGGCGATGCGCGATCTGGACTGGCAACCCCGGGTCGGCGTGCGGGAGGGCCTGACGCGCCTCGCGGAATGGGTGCGGGAGGGGATCCCGCTCCCTGCCCCCGATTGA
- a CDS encoding glycosyltransferase family 4 protein — protein MKILVALTYYRPHISGLTIYVERAARALAARGHEVQILTSRYDRRLPLEEIRDGVRIRRVPVWFRVSKGVIMPTIGVWATRLARWADVLWLHLPQFDAAGIALRGRLFRKPVVLTYHCDVTLPPGLVNRLANVMVHLMDHLAARLADVIVTYTEDYARHSPYLSRYLHKVRVIPPPVEIPIPQPERVAAFRARWGLENQVVIGMAARLAAEKGVEYLLEALPQILSVYPNARVLFAGPYQNVLGEEAYARRLAPLFERYRDHWTFVGVLEPEEMAAFYASCDVVVLPSLNATESFGLVQVEAMLCGTPVVASDLPGVRVPTRTTGMGRTVPPRDSAALARAILEVLANRPAFCRPREWVEQHYNTERTAAAYEALFEELRASRG, from the coding sequence ATGAAAATCCTGGTGGCATTGACGTATTACCGTCCCCACATCAGCGGTCTGACCATCTATGTCGAGCGAGCGGCCCGGGCGCTGGCCGCCCGCGGGCACGAAGTCCAGATCCTGACCTCCCGGTATGACCGGCGCCTCCCTCTGGAGGAGATCCGGGATGGGGTGCGGATCCGCCGGGTGCCCGTGTGGTTCCGGGTCAGCAAGGGGGTCATCATGCCCACCATCGGGGTGTGGGCCACCCGGCTGGCCCGATGGGCCGATGTGCTCTGGCTCCACCTCCCCCAGTTCGATGCGGCGGGCATCGCCCTGCGCGGACGCCTCTTCCGGAAGCCGGTGGTCCTCACCTACCACTGCGATGTCACCCTCCCGCCCGGCCTGGTCAACCGCCTGGCCAACGTCATGGTTCATCTGATGGACCATCTGGCCGCCCGTCTCGCCGACGTCATCGTGACCTACACCGAGGATTACGCCCGGCATTCCCCTTATCTCTCCCGCTATTTGCACAAAGTTCGGGTCATCCCGCCCCCGGTGGAGATCCCGATCCCCCAACCCGAGCGGGTGGCCGCCTTCCGGGCCCGCTGGGGGCTGGAGAACCAGGTGGTGATCGGGATGGCGGCCCGGCTGGCGGCCGAGAAAGGCGTGGAATATCTCCTGGAGGCCCTCCCCCAGATCCTCTCGGTCTATCCCAACGCACGGGTCCTCTTCGCCGGACCCTACCAGAACGTCCTGGGGGAAGAGGCCTATGCCCGGCGACTGGCCCCTCTCTTTGAGCGATACCGGGACCACTGGACCTTTGTGGGGGTGCTGGAGCCGGAGGAGATGGCGGCCTTTTACGCCAGCTGCGACGTGGTCGTGCTCCCCAGCCTGAACGCCACGGAATCGTTCGGCCTGGTTCAGGTGGAAGCCATGCTGTGCGGGACCCCGGTGGTGGCCAGCGACCTGCCAGGCGTTCGGGTGCCGACGCGCACCACCGGGATGGGGCGGACGGTGCCCCCGCGGGACAGCGCAGCCCTGGCCCGGGCCATCCTCGAGGTGCTGGCCAACCGCCCGGCCTTCTGCCGGCCCCGGGAATGGGTGGAGCAGCACTATAATACGGAGCGGACCGCCGCGGCCTATGAAGCGCTCTTCGAGGAGCTGAGGGCATCCCGGGGCTGA
- a CDS encoding AAA family ATPase yields MRIHRLIVENFRSIEHADLELAPLTILYGPNGAGKSSLLYAPLGLRNIAMSPNAPPSAFWNYGFVSLGGFREVVFGHTPGREIAIGVMVSVPEDALIRGKSPQALGYRVRLQEERGWLELLIGSREAMETLAALEVTFPYSGTQSVEIPEVDPGIEAAWNGFVVQVKARDATSAQRAQAIARALNAPIEALRRIRFVPLRRGFSQPIYTPVPITPLPLTEGEIATLLAQDRDLEYRVERYLEQIANRNFRVRPQLGTAVFELIAGDRETGLGVSLVNEGFGINQLIYLLAQALSGDAEWILIEEPEIHLHPSSVRRLARALSQIASRHHKQFLISTHSEAFLIALLAQVAQGTLRPADLACYFVERKDGVSLFTRQAVTEEGQIEGGMRSFIEGELEDLREFLGLEEEPEGTPG; encoded by the coding sequence ATGAGGATCCACCGGCTGATCGTTGAAAACTTTCGCTCGATCGAACATGCCGATCTGGAGCTGGCTCCCCTCACGATCCTTTACGGGCCAAACGGAGCCGGGAAATCCTCCCTCCTCTACGCGCCGCTGGGGCTCCGGAATATCGCCATGTCCCCCAATGCTCCCCCCTCCGCCTTCTGGAATTACGGGTTCGTCTCTTTAGGCGGGTTCCGCGAAGTGGTCTTCGGCCATACTCCAGGGCGGGAGATCGCTATCGGTGTGATGGTCTCCGTGCCGGAGGACGCGCTCATTCGGGGGAAGAGCCCTCAGGCCCTGGGATATCGAGTTCGACTTCAGGAGGAGCGGGGATGGCTGGAGCTTCTGATCGGCTCGCGGGAGGCTATGGAGACCCTGGCCGCTCTGGAGGTGACCTTTCCATATAGTGGGACTCAGAGCGTGGAGATCCCGGAGGTCGATCCGGGGATCGAGGCGGCCTGGAACGGATTCGTTGTCCAGGTCAAGGCCAGGGATGCCACAAGCGCCCAGAGGGCGCAAGCTATTGCCCGCGCCCTCAACGCCCCCATAGAAGCCCTGCGGCGCATCCGCTTCGTCCCCCTGCGTCGGGGATTCTCCCAGCCCATTTACACGCCCGTCCCGATCACCCCTCTCCCCCTCACGGAGGGAGAGATCGCCACTCTCCTGGCTCAGGATCGAGATCTGGAGTATCGGGTGGAGCGCTATCTGGAACAAATCGCAAACCGGAACTTTCGCGTGCGACCCCAGCTGGGGACGGCGGTCTTCGAATTAATCGCTGGGGATCGGGAGACCGGGCTGGGGGTGTCGCTGGTCAATGAAGGCTTCGGGATCAATCAGCTCATCTATTTGCTCGCCCAGGCCCTGAGCGGAGACGCGGAATGGATCCTCATCGAGGAGCCGGAGATCCACCTGCATCCTTCAAGCGTCCGGCGGCTGGCCCGTGCGCTGTCGCAGATCGCTTCCCGACATCACAAGCAATTTCTGATCTCCACCCACAGCGAGGCGTTCCTGATCGCCCTTCTGGCCCAGGTGGCACAGGGCACGCTCCGGCCCGCGGATCTGGCGTGTTATTTCGTGGAACGAAAGGATGGCGTCTCCCTCTTCACGCGCCAGGCTGTGACGGAGGAAGGACAGATCGAAGGGGGCATGCGAAGCTTTATAGAAGGGGAGCTGGAGGATTTGCGGGAATTCCTGGGCCTGGAGGAGGAGCCGGAGGGAACTCCCGGATAG
- a CDS encoding class I SAM-dependent methyltransferase: MDRYLFLRVAVQMSAPDFLWLHLKEVPAFRALLRAVEARFYQGLEMPEPILDLGCGDGHFASVAFPGRAWVGLDPEWGPLKEAAARRVYRWAIQADGAHLPFPPGSFGTVISNSVLEHIPPVEAVLREVARVLRPGGYFLFCSPSHRFVEFLSLYRLLRRLRLQGLAEGYGRLFNRISRHHHCDAPEIWASRLEQAGLRPLRWWFYFSRGATALLEWGHLYGLPSLLCKKLFGRWILAPWRWSLEPVERILRPFYEEPPGPEGAYFFMIAQR, encoded by the coding sequence ATGGATCGCTATCTATTTCTCCGGGTCGCCGTCCAGATGAGCGCTCCGGATTTCCTCTGGCTGCACCTGAAAGAAGTCCCCGCCTTTCGGGCGTTGCTTCGGGCGGTGGAAGCCCGCTTCTACCAGGGCCTGGAGATGCCGGAGCCCATCCTGGACCTGGGTTGCGGGGATGGGCACTTCGCCTCCGTGGCCTTCCCCGGGCGGGCATGGGTCGGCCTGGATCCTGAATGGGGTCCCCTGAAGGAGGCCGCCGCCCGTCGGGTTTACCGATGGGCGATCCAGGCCGATGGCGCGCATCTGCCGTTCCCCCCGGGGTCCTTCGGGACGGTGATCAGCAATTCGGTGCTGGAACACATCCCTCCCGTGGAGGCTGTCCTGCGGGAGGTGGCGCGGGTCCTTCGCCCCGGAGGCTATTTCCTGTTCTGCTCGCCCAGCCATCGTTTCGTGGAATTCCTTTCGCTGTATCGCCTGCTGCGGCGGCTGCGGCTGCAAGGGCTGGCGGAAGGCTACGGCCGGCTCTTCAACCGCATCTCCCGGCATCATCACTGCGATGCCCCGGAGATCTGGGCGTCCCGCCTGGAGCAGGCCGGGCTTCGCCCGCTTCGATGGTGGTTCTATTTCTCCCGGGGAGCCACCGCGCTGCTGGAATGGGGTCATCTGTATGGGTTGCCTTCCCTGCTCTGCAAAAAGCTTTTCGGGCGCTGGATCCTGGCCCCATGGCGCTGGAGCCTGGAGCCCGTGGAGCGGATCCTTCGACCCTTTTACGAAGAACCCCCAGGTCCGGAAGGCGCCTATTTTTTCATGATCGCGCAACGCTGA